In a single window of the Paenibacillus sp. MMS20-IR301 genome:
- the fabF gene encoding beta-ketoacyl-ACP synthase II: MERVVITGMGVISPLGNTADQFWSRLAAGESGISPITSFDTAHFKTKIAGSVQDFDPDARFGRKEARRMDRFSQFALAAAEEAWTQSGLKLDKMDRERLGVYVGSGVGGIGTLMEQGDLLRSRGPERVSPTLIPMLISNMAAAMISIKLGAFGPTLSPVTACSIGNTAIGEAFRLIRYGGADVIVAGGAEAAVTGIALASFGNATALSTRNAEPQKASRPFDQGRDGFVIGEGGAIVILESLTHALQRDAVIYGEVTGYGASSDAYHMVATHPEGLGAYQAMKLALKEAGITPEQVDVISAHATSTIVGDRSETAAIKKLFGEAAYRIPVTANKSMTGHALGAAGGLEAIALLKSLQEGLIPPTINLEQQDELCDLDYVPNEARRAELTIGISNSFGFGGHNAVIVLQKYED, from the coding sequence ATGGAACGGGTAGTTATTACAGGAATGGGTGTTATTTCACCGCTTGGCAACACCGCAGATCAGTTCTGGAGCCGTCTGGCAGCAGGAGAATCCGGGATATCGCCGATCACTTCATTTGATACAGCACATTTCAAGACCAAGATTGCCGGCTCGGTTCAGGATTTCGATCCTGACGCAAGATTCGGCCGCAAGGAGGCGCGGCGGATGGACCGGTTCAGCCAGTTCGCACTGGCGGCCGCTGAAGAAGCCTGGACGCAGTCCGGCCTGAAGCTGGACAAGATGGACCGGGAGCGGCTGGGCGTCTATGTGGGCTCCGGAGTCGGAGGCATAGGTACGCTGATGGAGCAGGGAGATCTGCTGCGTTCGCGCGGGCCGGAGCGGGTCAGCCCTACGCTCATACCGATGCTGATCTCCAACATGGCCGCCGCCATGATCAGCATCAAGCTGGGAGCGTTTGGGCCGACGCTCTCCCCGGTCACCGCCTGCTCCATCGGGAACACGGCGATCGGGGAAGCGTTCCGCCTGATCCGCTACGGCGGGGCCGATGTTATTGTTGCCGGCGGGGCAGAAGCCGCAGTAACCGGGATTGCGCTGGCCAGCTTCGGCAATGCGACAGCATTGTCCACGCGCAATGCAGAGCCGCAGAAGGCCAGCCGGCCGTTTGACCAGGGCCGTGACGGATTCGTCATTGGCGAAGGCGGCGCGATTGTTATCCTGGAATCCCTCACGCATGCATTGCAGAGGGACGCGGTTATTTATGGCGAGGTAACCGGGTATGGCGCCAGCTCGGATGCCTACCATATGGTTGCCACCCATCCCGAAGGGCTTGGCGCTTATCAGGCGATGAAGCTGGCGCTTAAGGAAGCCGGCATTACGCCGGAGCAAGTGGATGTAATCAGCGCACATGCGACCAGCACCATCGTCGGAGACCGCTCGGAGACAGCGGCGATTAAGAAGCTGTTCGGCGAGGCGGCGTACCGTATCCCGGTAACGGCGAACAAGTCCATGACCGGTCACGCGCTGGGAGCAGCCGGCGGACTCGAAGCCATTGCCCTGCTCAAGAGCCTGCAGGAAGGGCTTATCCCGCCGACCATCAACCTGGAGCAGCAGGATGAACTATGCGATCTCGATTATGTGCCGAACGAGGCCCGCCGGGCGGAGCTTACAATCGGGATTTCCAACTCTTTTGGCTTCGGCGGCCATAATGCTGTTATTGTGCTGCAGAAATACGAAGACTGA
- the fabV gene encoding enoyl-ACP reductase FabV, with the protein MIIKPRVRGFICTTAHPAGCAQQVQQQVSYVQSLPPFTGPRNVLVIGASTGYGLAARIAAAFGAGAATIGVYRPSAATETRTASAGWYNSAAFEEIAHAAGLRSYSVCGDAFTAETKERTAELIARELGQVDLVIYSVAAPRRTDPATGEVYHSALKPIGCSYTNTTVNFHTGELSTVTIEPASEEEIAGTVKVMGGEDWELWIEALHSSGVLSPDAVTVAFSYIGSELTRAVYRDGTIGRAKDHLEATAVQLDARLSATGGRAYVAVSKGLVTQSSSAIPVVPLYISALYKVMKDQGLHEGCIEQACRLYSDFLYNPGGTPVDAQGRIRIDDREMDPAVQREVERIWPLLTSDNVYEYTDLHGYRREFFELFGFESPGVDYGADSDPVVEVRNRY; encoded by the coding sequence ATGATCATCAAACCGAGAGTACGCGGCTTTATCTGTACAACAGCACATCCTGCCGGCTGCGCGCAGCAGGTGCAGCAGCAAGTCAGCTATGTGCAGTCCCTGCCGCCGTTTACCGGCCCGCGGAATGTGCTGGTCATCGGCGCTTCTACGGGTTACGGGCTTGCCGCCAGAATCGCTGCAGCCTTCGGGGCAGGAGCTGCCACTATAGGCGTCTACAGGCCCAGCGCGGCCACTGAGACGCGGACTGCTTCCGCAGGGTGGTACAATTCTGCAGCCTTCGAGGAGATAGCCCATGCAGCCGGCCTGCGTTCTTACAGTGTATGCGGAGATGCATTCACTGCCGAAACGAAAGAACGTACGGCAGAGCTGATCGCACGCGAACTTGGCCAGGTTGATCTTGTGATCTACAGTGTTGCCGCCCCGCGGAGAACCGACCCGGCAACAGGCGAGGTTTATCATTCCGCGCTCAAGCCGATCGGCTGCAGCTATACCAATACAACAGTGAACTTCCATACCGGAGAGCTAAGCACTGTGACCATTGAGCCGGCCAGCGAAGAAGAAATTGCAGGTACGGTGAAGGTCATGGGCGGAGAAGACTGGGAGCTGTGGATTGAAGCGCTCCACAGCTCAGGTGTCCTGTCCCCTGATGCAGTCACAGTCGCTTTCTCTTATATCGGCTCAGAGCTCACCAGAGCCGTCTACCGCGACGGCACCATCGGCCGTGCCAAAGATCACCTGGAAGCCACAGCAGTGCAGCTTGATGCACGGTTGTCGGCTACCGGAGGACGGGCCTATGTAGCGGTAAGCAAAGGACTTGTTACCCAGTCCAGCTCGGCTATACCGGTTGTTCCGCTCTACATCTCCGCCCTCTATAAGGTTATGAAGGATCAGGGGCTGCACGAAGGCTGTATCGAACAAGCCTGCCGCCTGTACAGCGACTTCCTTTATAACCCCGGAGGGACACCGGTAGACGCGCAGGGACGGATCAGGATTGATGACCGCGAGATGGACCCTGCGGTGCAGCGTGAAGTTGAGCGGATCTGGCCACTGCTGACAAGTGACAACGTCTATGAATATACCGATCTGCATGGCTACAGACGCGAGTTCTTTGAACTGTTCGGCTTTGAATCCCCGGGTGTTGATTACGGGGCTGACTCGGACCCGGTTGTCGAAGTCCGGAACAGATACTGA
- a CDS encoding Gfo/Idh/MocA family oxidoreductase: protein MSSNKHTAVIVGYGGMGSYHAQLIKESDRVVVGGAFDLLEDRRNFAAEAGYNAYSSYEEALADPAVDIILIATPNDVHKDIAVQAFQAGKHVVCEKPVAMSSAEFTEMQAAADAAGCVLMVHQNRRWDEDFRVIKEMYEKETIGSLFQIESRVHGANGIPGDWRHVKEQGGGMLLDWGVHLLDQLLFMIDSKVASVSSSLSFILGNEVDDGFEAVLQFENGIKAIVEVGTTNFITLPRWYVKGLEGTAIIEDWSLRGRIVARNKASEKIEPTPIRAGVGLTKTMAPPSEGSTITEDLPAASELSSSFYDNLAAVIEGKAAPIVKNAEVLRVLVLIEAIFEAAEKNETIKNFDIYGV, encoded by the coding sequence ATGAGTTCAAACAAACATACAGCAGTTATCGTTGGTTACGGCGGAATGGGCAGCTATCACGCACAATTAATTAAAGAGAGCGACCGTGTGGTAGTAGGCGGAGCCTTTGATCTGCTTGAAGACCGGCGCAATTTTGCTGCCGAAGCAGGTTACAATGCTTATTCCAGCTATGAGGAAGCGCTGGCAGATCCGGCAGTGGACATTATTCTGATTGCCACGCCGAATGATGTGCATAAGGACATTGCGGTTCAGGCGTTCCAGGCAGGCAAGCATGTGGTCTGTGAGAAGCCGGTGGCCATGTCTTCAGCCGAATTCACCGAGATGCAGGCTGCGGCAGATGCTGCCGGGTGCGTGCTGATGGTGCATCAGAACAGACGCTGGGATGAGGATTTCCGTGTAATCAAGGAGATGTATGAGAAAGAAACGATTGGATCCCTCTTCCAGATTGAATCCCGGGTGCATGGTGCCAACGGCATTCCCGGTGACTGGCGCCATGTGAAGGAACAGGGCGGCGGGATGCTGCTGGACTGGGGCGTTCACCTGCTGGATCAGCTGCTGTTCATGATTGACAGCAAGGTGGCGAGCGTCAGCAGCAGCCTGAGCTTCATTCTGGGCAACGAGGTGGATGACGGCTTTGAAGCCGTGCTGCAGTTCGAGAATGGCATCAAGGCTATCGTTGAAGTGGGCACGACCAACTTCATCACGCTGCCAAGATGGTATGTAAAGGGACTTGAGGGGACTGCTATTATTGAGGACTGGTCTTTGAGAGGGAGAATCGTTGCCCGCAACAAGGCATCCGAGAAAATAGAACCTACCCCTATCCGCGCAGGTGTAGGCTTAACCAAGACGATGGCTCCGCCGTCGGAAGGCTCGACGATTACGGAAGACCTGCCGGCAGCCTCAGAGCTGTCCTCCAGCTTCTATGACAATCTGGCTGCGGTCATCGAAGGCAAGGCAGCGCCGATTGTCAAGAATGCTGAAGTGCTGCGTGTGCTTGTTCTGATTGAAGCGATCTTTGAAGCGGCAGAGAAGAATGAGACGATTAAGAATTTCGATATATACGGAGTATAA
- a CDS encoding glycoside hydrolase family 43 protein has translation MRKRTLTALISLALLSACSNSNSSTSPPVFEDVSVHDPSVIKADDTYYVFGSHLASAKSKDLMSWTQISSGVSDDNVLIPNVTEELSETLSWAQSDTLWAPDVIQLADGKFYMYYDACRGDSPLSALGIAVADQVEGPYKNKGIILKSGMAGIGDDGEVYDATQKPNVVDPDVFYDKEGKLWMVYGSYSGGIFILELDPATGFPLPDQGYGKKLLGANHARIEAPYMLYSPETDYYYLFLSFGGLDANGGYNMRVARSKNPDGPFEDAEGKAMIDAEGTAGVLFDDPAYAPYGVKLMGNFEFVNTDEELSSGGDGYVSPGHNSAYYDEKSGKYYLIFHTRFPYLGEQHEVRVHQMFMNAGGWPVVAPHRYSGEKIGKYAAKDVTGQYKYVNHGKEITADIVESQIIELNADGTISGAVTGTWSLSDEHTAQLTIGGADYSGVFLREWNEATASNVMTFTAVSGEGISVWGSHVSPEKK, from the coding sequence ATGAGAAAAAGAACATTAACCGCACTGATATCCTTAGCCCTGCTGTCCGCTTGCAGCAACAGTAACAGCAGCACCAGCCCGCCCGTATTTGAAGATGTGTCTGTGCATGATCCTTCGGTCATTAAAGCTGACGATACGTATTATGTATTTGGATCACATCTGGCTTCGGCCAAATCCAAGGACCTGATGTCCTGGACACAGATTTCATCCGGTGTGAGTGATGACAACGTCCTAATACCGAATGTGACTGAAGAATTAAGCGAAACATTGAGCTGGGCACAATCGGATACACTTTGGGCACCGGATGTGATACAGCTGGCAGACGGTAAATTCTATATGTATTACGATGCCTGCCGCGGTGATTCGCCGCTGTCAGCGCTGGGTATCGCTGTAGCGGATCAGGTTGAAGGTCCTTATAAGAACAAAGGGATCATCCTGAAATCCGGTATGGCCGGCATCGGTGATGACGGCGAGGTCTATGACGCCACTCAGAAGCCGAATGTGGTTGATCCGGATGTGTTTTATGATAAGGAAGGCAAGCTGTGGATGGTCTACGGCTCGTATTCCGGGGGGATCTTCATTCTGGAGCTTGATCCGGCGACCGGCTTCCCGCTTCCGGATCAGGGCTACGGCAAGAAGCTGCTCGGCGCTAACCACGCGCGGATCGAAGCGCCGTATATGCTGTACAGTCCGGAGACAGATTATTACTATTTGTTCCTGTCCTTCGGCGGTCTGGATGCGAATGGCGGCTATAACATGCGTGTAGCGCGTTCCAAGAACCCGGATGGGCCATTTGAGGATGCTGAAGGCAAGGCGATGATAGACGCAGAGGGTACTGCCGGAGTGTTGTTTGATGATCCGGCTTATGCTCCTTACGGCGTGAAGCTGATGGGCAATTTCGAATTCGTGAATACAGATGAGGAGCTGTCTTCGGGCGGCGATGGATATGTCTCTCCCGGACATAATTCAGCCTACTATGATGAGAAGAGCGGCAAATATTATCTGATCTTCCACACCCGTTTCCCGTACCTGGGCGAGCAGCATGAAGTGCGGGTGCACCAGATGTTCATGAACGCCGGGGGCTGGCCGGTTGTGGCGCCTCACCGCTACAGCGGAGAGAAGATCGGCAAATATGCAGCCAAGGACGTAACCGGCCAGTACAAATATGTGAACCACGGCAAAGAGATCACGGCTGACATCGTGGAATCCCAGATTATTGAGCTGAATGCTGACGGGACAATCAGTGGTGCGGTGACGGGAACGTGGAGCCTCTCAGATGAGCATACGGCACAGCTAACTATCGGCGGGGCTGATTACAGCGGTGTGTTCCTGCGTGAGTGGAATGAGGCTACCGCCAGCAATGTAATGACCTTCACAGCAGTGTCGGGCGAGGGGATATCCGTCTGGGGCAGCCATGTGTCACCAGAGAAAAAGTAA
- a CDS encoding ABC transporter ATP-binding protein, with protein MERLLEVKDLAISFRTRGGEVQAIRGVSFHVNKGETLAIVGESGSGKSVTSQAVMKLVPQPAGEYKRGQILFDGQDLIGKNEKQMQKIRGKEIGMIFQDPMTSLNPMMKVGKQITEVLFKHEEITKENAYKRAIELLTLVGIPSPERRFQQYPHEFSGGMRQRVVIAMALAANPKLLIADEPTTALDVTIQAQILDLMKDLQKKIDTAIIFITHDLGVVARMADRVAVMYAGQIVEMGTAEEIFYDPRHPYTWGLLASMPSLESKGSLLTAIPGTPPDLIKPPKGDAFALRSSYAMAIDMEKEPPMYKVSDSHLVKSWLMHPMAPAVEPPDVVQKRRRVLSNAYPEPVLVENSSDY; from the coding sequence ATGGAGCGCCTTTTAGAGGTAAAAGACCTAGCTATATCATTCAGAACACGCGGAGGAGAAGTCCAGGCGATCCGTGGTGTCAGCTTTCATGTAAATAAAGGGGAGACTCTGGCAATTGTGGGTGAATCCGGTTCCGGTAAGAGCGTAACCTCACAAGCCGTCATGAAGCTGGTTCCCCAGCCTGCGGGCGAATATAAGCGTGGACAGATTCTGTTCGATGGCCAGGATCTGATCGGCAAGAATGAGAAGCAAATGCAAAAAATCCGCGGTAAAGAAATCGGCATGATTTTCCAGGACCCGATGACTTCCCTGAATCCGATGATGAAGGTCGGTAAGCAGATTACCGAAGTACTGTTCAAGCATGAAGAGATCACCAAAGAGAATGCTTACAAGCGCGCTATTGAGCTGCTTACACTGGTGGGAATTCCGTCACCTGAACGCCGTTTCCAGCAGTATCCGCATGAATTCAGCGGCGGGATGCGCCAGCGTGTCGTAATTGCAATGGCGCTTGCAGCTAACCCTAAGCTGCTGATTGCCGATGAGCCGACAACTGCGCTTGACGTTACTATTCAGGCACAGATCCTCGATCTGATGAAGGACCTGCAGAAGAAGATTGACACAGCGATCATTTTCATCACCCATGACCTCGGGGTTGTGGCGAGAATGGCTGACCGTGTAGCTGTTATGTATGCCGGGCAGATTGTTGAAATGGGTACTGCGGAAGAGATCTTCTACGATCCGAGACATCCGTATACCTGGGGTCTGCTGGCTTCCATGCCAAGCCTTGAGAGCAAAGGATCACTTCTGACAGCGATCCCGGGAACGCCTCCGGACCTGATTAAGCCGCCTAAGGGCGATGCCTTCGCACTGCGCAGCTCTTATGCAATGGCAATCGATATGGAGAAAGAGCCTCCTATGTACAAGGTATCTGATTCCCATCTCGTGAAGTCATGGCTGATGCATCCGATGGCACCTGCGGTTGAGCCGCCGGATGTCGTTCAGAAGAGACGCCGCGTCCTCAGCAATGCCTATCCGGAGCCGGTTCTGGTCGAGAACAGCAGCGACTATTAA
- a CDS encoding HXXEE domain-containing protein has translation MLNWLNVHIDKISLLWLLPILFMFHDFEEIITVETWKRKYGAAVEKELSPSLRNRFAPLLNTTTRNFAIDVLFVYIFIVGVTFAAVFAEYYLLYLAVLAVFLLHVFTHLAQSVYLKRYTPGVVTAVLIALPYSMYAFYRLLNDHIVSKADIGWALLLMLLVTPLVVWGLMKKRARE, from the coding sequence ATGTTGAACTGGCTCAATGTACATATTGATAAGATAAGCTTGTTATGGCTGCTGCCTATACTGTTCATGTTCCATGATTTCGAAGAGATTATTACGGTTGAGACCTGGAAGCGCAAGTACGGAGCTGCTGTGGAGAAGGAACTTTCACCGTCGTTACGGAACCGGTTCGCGCCTTTGCTCAACACAACCACCCGGAATTTTGCTATAGATGTACTGTTCGTGTATATTTTTATAGTGGGTGTAACCTTTGCGGCGGTTTTTGCAGAGTATTATTTGCTCTATTTAGCGGTGCTTGCCGTGTTTCTGCTGCATGTCTTCACACATCTGGCACAAAGTGTTTATCTGAAGCGCTATACCCCTGGTGTTGTGACTGCAGTGCTTATTGCGCTGCCGTACTCAATGTATGCCTTTTACCGACTGCTGAATGACCATATTGTAAGTAAAGCTGACATTGGCTGGGCACTGCTGCTCATGCTTCTTGTGACACCGCTGGTTGTGTGGGGGCTGATGAAGAAGAGGGCAAGGGAATAG
- a CDS encoding helix-turn-helix transcriptional regulator — protein MSNQIRLQALSEFLKSRRAAISPAAAGLPEGTRRRTPGLRREEVAQLAGVSNTWYTWLEQGRDIKVSPSVLDCIAAALQLTKDERSYLFALALESGAGNAVNPREEEPVIHPALQKILQELKTCPTLISDRHCAIVGWNEAAAHVFLDFAKLPPEQRNMISLLFVRKEFRRLAVNWEQFVRGYLSIFRAYYGQYLEDSWYDQFIAGMKSQHPEFNQLWEESRVSSAPDVVLEFRHAKAGKMLFHLTSLQVQGAADLRCSIYTPAGDSNTESKLKQLLEQHLQ, from the coding sequence ATGTCCAATCAGATCAGGCTTCAGGCATTATCGGAATTTCTAAAATCAAGGCGTGCGGCCATCTCCCCGGCGGCGGCGGGGCTGCCGGAGGGCACACGCAGACGGACACCGGGACTCCGGCGGGAGGAGGTAGCACAGCTGGCCGGTGTCAGCAATACATGGTATACCTGGCTGGAGCAGGGCCGTGATATCAAAGTATCTCCGTCTGTGCTCGATTGCATTGCTGCGGCGCTGCAGCTCACCAAGGACGAACGGAGTTACCTGTTCGCGCTGGCTTTGGAGAGCGGGGCGGGAAACGCAGTCAATCCCCGGGAGGAGGAGCCGGTTATCCATCCGGCCCTGCAGAAGATTCTGCAGGAGCTGAAGACCTGTCCGACGCTGATCTCCGACCGGCACTGTGCCATTGTCGGCTGGAATGAAGCAGCGGCCCATGTGTTTCTTGATTTCGCCAAGCTGCCGCCCGAGCAGCGCAATATGATCTCTTTGTTATTTGTCCGCAAGGAGTTCAGACGGCTGGCTGTGAACTGGGAGCAGTTTGTCCGGGGGTATCTGTCAATATTCCGTGCCTATTACGGACAATATCTGGAGGACAGCTGGTACGATCAGTTCATTGCCGGGATGAAAAGCCAGCATCCTGAATTCAATCAGTTATGGGAGGAAAGCAGGGTAAGCTCTGCACCGGATGTAGTATTGGAATTCCGCCATGCCAAGGCAGGTAAAATGCTGTTCCATCTGACTTCACTCCAGGTGCAGGGGGCTGCGGATCTGCGCTGCAGCATCTACACACCGGCCGGAGATTCCAACACTGAGTCCAAGCTGAAACAGCTGCTGGAGCAACATTTGCAGTAG
- a CDS encoding Gfo/Idh/MocA family oxidoreductase, translated as MSNKLKIAIIGCGGIANGKHMPSLSRQADAEMVAFCDIVEERAQEAAEKYGAEGAVVYTDYREMLAAGGFDIVHVCTPNDSHSEITVAALEAGNHVLCEKPMAKTTAQAKEMLEAAKRTGKKLSIAYQNRFRADSEYLKGLCESGELGDIYYGKAIALRRRAVPTWGVFLDEEKQGGGPLIDIGTHALDLTLWLMDNYKPRMVVGSSFHKLGQRKNAANAFGPWDPEQFKVEDSAFGFITMENGATIVLEASWALNVAEFGEAKTLLAGTEGGADMKDGLRLNGERAGRLYETKVDLGSGGVAFYSGGAESEADREARLWLEAVREDKDPVVLPEQAFVVTQILEAVYESARTGRAVYFDGSSDN; from the coding sequence ATGTCTAACAAACTTAAAATTGCTATTATCGGTTGCGGTGGTATCGCAAATGGCAAACATATGCCAAGTCTTTCCCGTCAGGCGGATGCTGAAATGGTGGCATTCTGTGACATCGTAGAAGAACGCGCCCAGGAAGCCGCCGAGAAATACGGTGCGGAAGGTGCCGTAGTATACACAGATTATCGTGAGATGCTGGCTGCCGGCGGATTTGATATTGTGCATGTCTGCACCCCGAATGACAGCCACTCCGAGATTACAGTTGCGGCTCTGGAAGCCGGCAACCATGTACTCTGTGAGAAGCCTATGGCCAAGACCACTGCACAGGCCAAGGAAATGCTGGAAGCTGCAAAGCGCACCGGCAAGAAATTGTCCATCGCTTACCAGAACCGTTTCCGTGCGGACAGCGAATATTTGAAGGGGCTGTGCGAGAGCGGCGAGCTTGGCGATATCTATTACGGCAAGGCGATTGCGCTTCGCCGCCGTGCTGTTCCCACTTGGGGCGTATTCCTGGATGAAGAGAAGCAGGGCGGCGGACCGCTGATCGATATCGGTACACATGCACTGGATCTGACGCTCTGGCTGATGGATAACTACAAGCCGCGTATGGTTGTAGGCTCTTCCTTCCACAAGCTGGGACAAAGAAAGAACGCTGCCAATGCCTTCGGTCCATGGGATCCGGAACAATTCAAGGTTGAAGATTCCGCTTTCGGTTTCATTACTATGGAGAACGGTGCTACAATTGTCCTTGAAGCCAGCTGGGCGCTGAATGTGGCAGAATTCGGCGAAGCGAAGACACTGCTTGCCGGTACTGAAGGCGGAGCCGACATGAAAGACGGCCTGCGCCTGAACGGCGAACGTGCCGGCCGCCTCTATGAAACCAAGGTTGACCTTGGCTCCGGCGGAGTTGCCTTCTATAGCGGCGGTGCCGAGAGTGAAGCAGACCGTGAAGCCCGCCTGTGGCTCGAAGCGGTAAGAGAAGACAAGGATCCGGTTGTATTGCCGGAGCAGGCTTTCGTTGTAACACAGATTCTTGAAGCGGTGTATGAATCAGCACGTACCGGACGCGCAGTTTATTTTGACGGAAGCTCGGATAACTAA
- a CDS encoding sugar phosphate isomerase/epimerase, translating into MKLGVFMVLFGGRKLEEALDYVVSKGLKAVEIGTGGYPGNSHCNPKQLLEDEAALQEFKQQIESRGLIISALSCHGNPLHPQKELALKDHEDFVNTVKLAQKLGVPVVNTFSGCPGDHEGAKYPNWPVAPWPNDYQEILDWQWENKVIPYWTEQAAFATEHGVKIGLELHGGFSVHTPATLLRLREAAGDAIGANLDPSHMWWQGIDPVQAVHILGRAGAIHHFHAKDTVIDPVNVNKHGLTDMQSYTNMLDRAWQFRSVGYGHDVKVWADIISALRLVGYDYVVSIEHEDGLMSIEEGFSKAVDNLRQVLIEEPLSEMWWV; encoded by the coding sequence ATGAAACTTGGAGTATTTATGGTATTGTTCGGCGGCCGCAAGCTGGAGGAGGCGCTGGATTATGTGGTATCCAAAGGCCTTAAGGCTGTCGAGATCGGCACAGGAGGGTATCCCGGCAACAGTCATTGCAACCCTAAGCAGCTGCTGGAGGACGAAGCGGCACTGCAGGAATTCAAACAGCAGATTGAATCCCGCGGCCTGATCATCAGTGCGCTCAGCTGTCACGGCAATCCGCTGCATCCGCAGAAGGAACTGGCACTGAAGGATCATGAAGATTTCGTGAATACCGTCAAGCTGGCACAGAAGCTGGGTGTTCCGGTGGTGAATACCTTCTCCGGCTGCCCGGGCGACCATGAAGGCGCGAAATATCCGAACTGGCCGGTAGCTCCTTGGCCGAATGATTATCAGGAAATTCTGGACTGGCAATGGGAGAACAAAGTCATCCCTTACTGGACCGAGCAGGCTGCATTCGCTACAGAGCATGGGGTCAAGATCGGCCTTGAACTGCACGGGGGTTTCTCTGTACACACACCAGCCACCCTGCTGAGACTAAGAGAAGCTGCCGGAGATGCCATTGGCGCGAATCTCGACCCGAGCCATATGTGGTGGCAGGGGATTGATCCGGTTCAGGCTGTTCATATTCTCGGGCGTGCAGGAGCTATCCATCACTTCCATGCAAAGGATACGGTGATTGATCCGGTTAATGTCAATAAGCATGGTCTGACGGATATGCAGTCTTATACGAATATGCTTGACCGTGCCTGGCAGTTCCGCTCCGTAGGCTATGGTCATGATGTGAAGGTCTGGGCAGATATTATCAGTGCCCTTCGCCTTGTGGGTTATGACTATGTGGTCAGCATTGAGCATGAAGACGGTCTGATGTCCATTGAGGAAGGCTTCTCCAAAGCGGTAGACAATCTCCGCCAGGTGCTTATTGAAGAACCGCTTTCCGAGATGTGGTGGGTCTAA
- a CDS encoding aminoglycoside phosphotransferase family protein: MESFSKVRLDEQQQSLLTAVAFGTDAVIISSRELTGGFFNTAYDLELSDGRSVILKVAPALETEILSYEKDIMRAEVEALRLVRAAGGIPVPEVYFYDESCALIACPYFFMEKIEGRPYSDVKDSLSADQQFSIEYELGRYQRQINEITGPAFGLFAEASASAGQPWRDVFRSMLQNVLQDALRLGAPLPASLPEIELVLEHCLPALDEVTEPRLIHWDLWNGNLFVQDGVIVSIIDWERALWGDVLMENYFRHFENSQAFYEGYGTKFDSPDELLRIKLYDLYLDLIMVVECYPRQYTDENHMRWVKDNLSETWRQLSAITHS; encoded by the coding sequence GTGGAGAGCTTCTCCAAGGTCCGGTTAGATGAACAGCAGCAGAGTCTTCTGACAGCCGTTGCATTTGGTACAGATGCTGTGATTATATCCAGCAGGGAACTGACCGGAGGTTTTTTTAACACAGCCTATGATCTGGAACTAAGTGACGGCCGGTCGGTTATTCTTAAGGTGGCACCTGCTCTGGAGACGGAAATCTTGAGCTACGAGAAGGATATTATGCGTGCTGAAGTGGAAGCTCTCCGGCTGGTGCGGGCTGCGGGCGGAATTCCTGTGCCTGAGGTCTATTTCTATGATGAGAGCTGCGCGCTCATTGCCTGCCCTTATTTCTTCATGGAGAAGATTGAAGGAAGGCCCTACAGCGATGTGAAGGACAGCCTGTCAGCGGACCAGCAATTCTCGATTGAGTATGAGCTTGGACGGTATCAGCGGCAGATTAACGAGATCACTGGACCTGCCTTCGGCCTGTTTGCAGAAGCTTCTGCGTCAGCCGGGCAGCCGTGGAGGGATGTCTTCCGCTCGATGCTGCAGAATGTGCTTCAGGATGCTCTGAGGCTGGGTGCTCCATTACCGGCTTCCCTGCCGGAAATAGAGCTGGTGCTGGAGCATTGCCTGCCAGCACTGGATGAGGTGACAGAGCCGCGTCTGATACACTGGGATTTGTGGAACGGCAACCTGTTTGTGCAGGATGGAGTAATCGTATCTATCATTGACTGGGAACGGGCGCTATGGGGCGATGTGCTGATGGAGAATTATTTCCGGCATTTCGAGAACTCGCAGGCCTTCTATGAAGGGTATGGCACCAAGTTTGACAGCCCGGATGAGTTGCTGCGGATCAAGCTATATGATCTTTATCTGGATCTCATCATGGTTGTTGAGTGTTATCCGCGCCAGTACACGGATGAGAACCACATGCGCTGGGTGAAGGACAATCTCTCAGAGACCTGGAGACAGCTCTCGGCAATCACACATTCTTGA